A genomic segment from Malaclemys terrapin pileata isolate rMalTer1 chromosome 1, rMalTer1.hap1, whole genome shotgun sequence encodes:
- the GPR161 gene encoding G-protein coupled receptor 161 has translation MCALTMSINSSLSNGKGLRNLTAQEDGAVRVTESIAIIVIAIFICLGNLVIVITLYRKSYLLTLSNKFVFSLTLSNFLLSVLVLPFVVTSSIRREWIFGVVWCNFSALLYMLISSASMLTLGLIAIDRYYAVLYPMVYPMKITGNRAVVALVYVWLHSLIGCLPPLFGWSSLEFDQFKWMCVAAWHKEAGYTAFWQIWCALLPFLVMMICYGFIFRVARIKARKIHCGSVVIVEEDTQRNGRKNSSTSTSSSGSRRNAFQGVVYSANQCKAFITILVVIGAFVITWGPYMVVITSEALWGKNSISPALETLATWLSFSSAICHPLIYGLWNKTVRKELLGMCFGDRYYRESFVQRHRTARLFSISNRITDLGLSPHLTALMAGGRPLGHSSSTGDTGFSCSQDSGTDVMLLEDYSSDGAHHPHCVYPYRRRSSVTFEDEVEQIKEAAKNSVLHVKAEVHKSLDSYASSLAKAIEADVKISLFGEDALPGSLFPSRTIPGGNVSARRGGRAQAGQRLQLQSIDEGNI, from the exons ATGTGCGCTCTGACAATGAGCATCAACTCCTCCCTCAGCAATGGGAAGGGCCTGAGAAACCTCACAGCGCAGGAAGACGGGGCAGTCAGAGTTACCGAGTCGATTGCTATTATCGTCATTGCTATTTTCATCTGCCTGGGCAACTTGGTGATTGTCATCACCCTCTATCGGAAGTCTTACCTCCTTACGCTGAGCAACAAGTTTGTGTTCAGTCTGACACTGTCCAACTTCCTTCTGTCCGTCCTGGTGCTTCCTTTTGTCGTCACCAGCTCCATCAGGCGGGAATGGATCTTTGGAGTAGTTTGGTGCAACTTTTCTGCCCTGCTCTATATGCTGATCAGCTCGGCCAGCATGCTAACTCTTGGTCTCATTGCTATAGATCG GTACTATGCTGTCTTATATCCAATGGTGTATCCAATGAAGATTACAGGAAACAGAGCAGTTGTAGCCCTTGTGTATGTGTGGTTACACTCCCTCATTGGCTGCCTTCCTCCTCTCTTTGGCTGGTCTTCCTTGGAGTTCGATCAGTTCAAATGGATGTGTGTGGCTGCGTGGCATAAGGAGGCAGGCTACACAGCCTTTTGGCAGATCTGGTGTGCTTTGCTGCCCTTCCTGGTTATGATGATCTGCTACGGATTCATATTTCGTGTGGCTAGGATTAAAGCGCGCAAGATTCACTGCGGTAGCGTGGTCATTGTAGAGGAGGACACTCAGAGGAATGGGAGAAAGAACTCTagcacctccacctcctcttcggGCAGTCGAAGGAATGCTTTCCAAGGGGTTGTCTACTCAGCCAATCAGTGCAAAGCTTTCATAACCATCTTGGTTGTCATTGGTGCTTTTGTGATCACATGGGGGCCCTATATGGTAGTAATTACATCAGAAGCACTTTGGGGGAAAAATAGCATttctcctgctctggagacatTAGCAACATGGTTATCTTTTTCAAGTGCCATTTGCCATCCACTGATTTATGGACTCTGGAACAAAACAGTGCGCAAAGAACTATTAGGAATGTGTTTTGGGGACCGGTATTACCGGGAGTCATTTGTTCAGCGTCATAGGACAGCCAGATTATTCAGCATTTCCAATAGGATCACAG ATCTGGGACTATCTCCCCATCTTACAGCTCTCATGGCAGGTGGGCGACCTTTAggacacagcagcagcacaggggacACTGGTTTCAGCTGCTCTCAGGATTCAG GGACAGATGTGATGCTGCTTGAGGATTATAGTTCGGATGGCGCTCATCACCCACATTGCGTTTATCCCTATCGACGGAGGAGTTCGGTGACATTCGAAGACGAAGTGGAGCAAATCAAAG aagcTGCAAAGAATTCCGTTCTTCATGTAAAAGCTGAAGTCCATAAATCTCTGGACAGTTATGCATCCAGTTTAGCCAAAGCTATTGAAGCTGATGTGAAAATTAGCTTGTTTGGAGAAGATGCTTTACCAGGATCTTTGTTTCCTTCGCGGACTATACCAGGCGGCAATGTGAGTGCACGGCGTGGTGGCAGAGCCCAGGCTGGCCAAAGACTTCAGCTTCAAAGCATCGATGAAGGGAATATTTGA